A window from Neodiprion fabricii isolate iyNeoFabr1 chromosome 2, iyNeoFabr1.1, whole genome shotgun sequence encodes these proteins:
- the LOC124176934 gene encoding mRNA-decapping enzyme 1A → MADLTELKMNVAALKRVDPYVKDILETATHVALYTFNAENNEWEKTDVEGALFVYSRNGEPYNSVLIMNRLNTNNLMEPVTQGLDLQLQEPFLLYRNSSCNIFGIWFYEKEECVRIAAMLNKLVKDSEQMRKSTNKVKTKKNSGPSVNSVDIFSMLSKAQEDFNTNRGGPKSPGNNLLLENMTGPLSAPLGPDVPSQSVMDFFAKAKVNPGQFKAGDQPPTGNPGPTGPVTPETKPLLARLMSNPAAHTLEHIEKQQRSTTPQPGPPSHSQSQSASTIQPNNVSGNIVNRSKRRNRITTTNLESGGTTVSTAVPREQPPLTNANSTDTNSTSGFLRIQSPTNTTLNNHQQSSIPNANSLASLFAHATGPTASVESSSCSAVGSGPALMPPVMFAAPSPPDPLTRPVEPLTRNQLLQAFNYLLRSDPDFVNKLHEAYVKSFGEILS, encoded by the exons ATGGCCGATTTGACAGAGTTGAAAATGAATGTTGCTGCATTGAAACGCGTCGACCCGTACGTTAAGGATATTCTCGAGACTGCGACCCATGTAGCCCTGTACACATTCAATGCCGAGAACAACGAGTGGGAAAAAACCGACGTCGAGGGTGCCTTGTTCGTATATTCACGAAACGGGGAACCCTACAACAGTGTGTTGATCATGAATCG GCTGAATACCAATAATTTGATGGAACCTGTAACGCAAGGGCTCGACTTACAGCTGCAGGAGCCTTTTCTTTTATATAGAAATTCAAGCTGCAATATATTTGGAATCTGGTTTTACGAAAAGGAAGAATGCGTTCGCATTGCGGCTATGCTTAACAAACTTGTTAAGGATTCTGAGCAGATGCGAAAATCTACTAATAAGGTTAAGACTAAGAAAAATTCAGGGCCAAGTGTGAACAGTGTCGATATATTCAGCATGCTGAGTAAGGCCCAAGAAGACTTCAACACTAACAGAGGAGGGCCAAAATCTCCAGGGAATAACTTATTGTTGGAAAACATGACAGGTCCTTTATCAGCACCTCTCGGACCTGATGTTCCTTCGCAAAGCGTTATGGACTTCTTTGCCAAGGCTAAG GTAAACCCCGGCCAATTCAAGGCGGGTGATCAACCTCCAACAGGCAACCCTGGTCCTACAGGACCTGTAACACCAGAGACTAAGCCATTGTTGGCTCGTCTGATGTCAAATCCAGCCGCACATACTCTTGaacatattgaaaaacaacaacgatCTACAACGCCCCAGCCAGGACCTCCATCTCATTCTCAATCTCAGTCAGCGTCAACTATTCAGCCAAACAACGTATCAGGAAATATAGTGAACAGATCTAAAAGGCGAAATCGCATAACTACGACCAATCTCGAATCTGGGGGTACAACTGTATCAACAGCTGTACCACGAGAACAGCCACCATTGACAAATGCCAATTCAACTGATACAAATAGTACTTCAGGGTTTCTCAGGATACAGTCTCCGACTAACACCACATTAAATAATCATCAACAATCATCCATTCCTAACGCAAATTCACTTGCGTCCTTATTTGCCCATGCTACTGGACCTACG GCATCTGTAGAATCGTCGAGCTGTTCAGCAGTCGGTTCTGGCCCAGCATTGATGCCACCTGTTATGTTTGCTGCCCCTAGTCCCCCAGATCCATTGACAAGACCGGTTGAGCCACTGACAAGGAATCAGTTATTGCAGGCTTTTAATTACCTTCTGAGGAGCGATCCAGACTTTGTCAACAAACTTCACGAGGCTTACGTGAAATCTTTTGGTGAGATACTATCTTAG
- the LOC124176939 gene encoding CTD nuclear envelope phosphatase 1 homolog isoform X2, with amino-acid sequence MLKQLQMGMRAFLLMASRVWTCVCFLLKKQVSQMQPVKYEIFPLSPLSRHRLSIVKRKVLVLDLDETLIHSHHDGVARPTVRPGTPPDFVLKVTIDRHPVRFFVHKRPHVDFFLDIVSQWYELVVFTASMEIYGAAVADKLDNNRGILRRRYYRQHCTPEMGSYTKDLAAICSDLASVFILDNSPGAYRAYPHNAIPIKSWFSDAGDTALLSLLPVLDALRFTQDVRSVLSRNLHLHHTW; translated from the exons ATGCTGAAGCAATTGCAAATGGGGATGAGAGCGTTCCTCCTGATGGCCTCCCGGGTATGGACCTGCGTCTGCTTTCTCCTAAAGAAGCAG gtttCCCAGATGCAACcagtaaaatatgaaatttttccgttGTCTCCTTTATCTAGGCACCGACTCA GTATAGTTAAGAGAAAAGTCCTAGTTTTGGACTTAGACGAGACACTAATTCATTCGCACCATGACGGTGTTGCAAGACCGACTGTCAGGCCAGGCACACCGCCAGATTTTGTCCTCAAAGTCACCATAGATCGTCATCCAGTCAGATTTTTTGTCCATAAAAGGCCACACGTAGATTTTTTCTTGGACATTGTTAGTCAGTG GTACGAGCTGGTAGTATTCACAGCTTCAATGGAAATTTATGGAGCAGCAGTTGCTGACAAACTAGACAACAACAGAGGGATTCTAAGACGGAGATATTATAGACAGCACTGCACTCCAGAAATGGGATCTTACACTAAAGATTTGGCTGCTATTTGCTCAGACTTAGCATCTGTTTTCATTTTAGACAATAGTCCTGGCGCCTACCGAGCTTATCCAC ATAATGCAATACCGATAAAGTCTTGGTTTAGTGATGCCGGCGACACAGCGCTACTCAGTTTACTTCCAGTGTTGGATGCCTTACGGTTTACACAGGACGTCCGCTCTGTACTCTCTAGAAACTTACATTTACATCATACATGGTAG
- the LOC124176939 gene encoding CTD nuclear envelope phosphatase 1 homolog isoform X1, with protein MLKQLQMGMRAFLLMASRVWTCVCFLLKKQVRAVSQMQPVKYEIFPLSPLSRHRLSIVKRKVLVLDLDETLIHSHHDGVARPTVRPGTPPDFVLKVTIDRHPVRFFVHKRPHVDFFLDIVSQWYELVVFTASMEIYGAAVADKLDNNRGILRRRYYRQHCTPEMGSYTKDLAAICSDLASVFILDNSPGAYRAYPHNAIPIKSWFSDAGDTALLSLLPVLDALRFTQDVRSVLSRNLHLHHTW; from the exons ATGCTGAAGCAATTGCAAATGGGGATGAGAGCGTTCCTCCTGATGGCCTCCCGGGTATGGACCTGCGTCTGCTTTCTCCTAAAGAAGCAGGTTAGAGCC gtttCCCAGATGCAACcagtaaaatatgaaatttttccgttGTCTCCTTTATCTAGGCACCGACTCA GTATAGTTAAGAGAAAAGTCCTAGTTTTGGACTTAGACGAGACACTAATTCATTCGCACCATGACGGTGTTGCAAGACCGACTGTCAGGCCAGGCACACCGCCAGATTTTGTCCTCAAAGTCACCATAGATCGTCATCCAGTCAGATTTTTTGTCCATAAAAGGCCACACGTAGATTTTTTCTTGGACATTGTTAGTCAGTG GTACGAGCTGGTAGTATTCACAGCTTCAATGGAAATTTATGGAGCAGCAGTTGCTGACAAACTAGACAACAACAGAGGGATTCTAAGACGGAGATATTATAGACAGCACTGCACTCCAGAAATGGGATCTTACACTAAAGATTTGGCTGCTATTTGCTCAGACTTAGCATCTGTTTTCATTTTAGACAATAGTCCTGGCGCCTACCGAGCTTATCCAC ATAATGCAATACCGATAAAGTCTTGGTTTAGTGATGCCGGCGACACAGCGCTACTCAGTTTACTTCCAGTGTTGGATGCCTTACGGTTTACACAGGACGTCCGCTCTGTACTCTCTAGAAACTTACATTTACATCATACATGGTAG
- the LOC124176938 gene encoding peroxisomal membrane protein PEX14 codes for MAIEESNNSVSLRDELVRTAVKFLQNPKVVPSPLKQKQEFLRRKGLSENEIIKACEIAGGDQIVTEVSFTPNQKEFTVVPMNHGHSYPNYQLQSYRQTTFQRVKEILNTVALFGTATYCIYWFYKKFIEPYLFGRKNRKTVEESVTDLDKTIKTSLREMKDSISKVEIDVSKLTENHSIDPSIPQLVQDLKQDLASLKGLLLSRKQFPSVPASIPTWQLATSTVREKTGDREDLDDAGSGSSTNNSDSSLEMIREDPPKN; via the exons ATGGCCATTGAGGAAAGTAATAATAGCGTATCATTGCGGGATGAGCTC GTCAGGActgctgtaaaatttttacaaaatcccAAGGTAGTTCCGAGTCCCTTAAAACAGAAACAGGAATTTCTCCGAAGAAAAGGTCTCtcggaaaatgaaattattaaagCATGTGAAATCGCTGGGGGGGACCAAATTGTCACAGAAGTTTCGTTTACTCCTAATCAAAAAGAGTTCACAGTTGTTCCTATGAATCATGGTCACAGCTACCCAAATTACCAACTACAATCGTATCGTCAAACAACATTTCAAAGAGTCAAAGAAATTCTAAATACCGTTGCTCTGTTTGGAACTGCAACTTATTGTATATATTGGTTCTACAAG AAATTCATAGAGCCTTATTTATTTGGACGCAAGAATCGCAAAACTGTGGAAGAATCTGTAACGGACTTAGACAAAACTATTAAAACCTCATTGAGAGAAATGAAAGACTCCATTTCCAAGGTAGAGATAGACGTCAGTAAACTGACGGAAAACCACTCCATCGATCCTAGCATACCACAGCTCGTTCAAGACTTGAAACAGGACTTAGCCAGTCTCAAGGGTCTACTGCTATCAAG GAAACAATTTCCGAGTGTACCGGCTTCCATTCCAACTTGGCAGCTAGCAACGTCGACAGTAAGAGAGAAAACAGGCGATAGAGAAGATCTGGATGATGCAGGGAGTGGTAGCAGCACCAACAACTCCGATAGTTCTTTGGAGATGATAAGAGAAGATCCtccaaaaaattga
- the LOC124176935 gene encoding AP-2 complex subunit mu, with protein MIGGLFVYNHKGEVLISRVYRDDIGRNAVDAFRVNVIHARQQVRSPVTNIARTSFFHIKRANIWLAAVTKQNVNAAMVFEFLLKIIEVMQSYFGKISEENIKNNFVLIYELLDEILDFGYPQNCDTGVLKTFITQQGVKSATKEEQAQITSQVTGQIGWRREGIKYRRNELFLDVLEYVNLLMSPQGQVLSAHVAGKVVMKSYLSGMPECKFGINDKIVMDAKGVKGGGGSLGSTGDDPGARSGKPVVVIDDCQFHQCVKLSKFETEHSISFIPPDGEFELMRYRTTKDISLPFRVIPLVREVGRTKMEVKAVLKSSFKSSLLGQKIEVRVPTPLNTAGVQLICLKGKAKYKASENAIVWKIKRMAGMKETQLSAEIDLLETDTKKKWTRPPISMNFEVPFAPSGFKVRYLKVFESKLNYSDHDVIKWVRYIGRSGLYETRC; from the exons ATGATCGGGGGACTGTTTGTCTACAACCATAAGGGAGAGGTGTTGATCTCTCGAGTATATCGTGACGATATTGGCAGAAATGCAGTCGATGCATTCAGGGTCAATGTTATTCACGCTCGGCAGCAAGTACGATCGCCAGTTACCAATATTGCCAGGACGTCGTTCTTCCATATTAAACGAGCCAATATCTGGCTGGCTGCTGTTACTAAGCAAAATGTCAACGCTGCTATGGTCTTTgagtttttattgaaaatcatcGAAGTCATGCAGTCGTATTTTGGCAAAATATCTGAGGAAAACATTAAGAACAACTTTGTCCTGATCTACGAACTGcttgatg AAATTCTGGATTTTGGTTACCCACAAAACTGTGACACTGGGGTACTGAAAACCTTCATCACTCAGCAAGGCGTCAAGTCCGCCACAAAAGAAGAACAGGCTCAGATTACTTCCCAAGTTACAGGTCAAATCGGATGGCGACgagaaggaataaaatataGGCGCAACGAACTTTTCCTTGATGTTCTTGAATACGTCAATTTATTGATGAGCCCCCAGGGCCAGGTTCTCAGCGCTCATGTGGCTGGCAAG GTAGTGATGAAGTCCTACTTGTCAGGAATGCCAGAGTGTAAGTTCGGGATTAATGATAAAATAGTGATGGATGCAAAAGGAGTGAAAGGAGGAGGTGGTAGTTTAGGTAGCACGGGTGATGACCCTGGAGCTAGATCTGGCAAGCCTGTGGTGGTTATCGATGATTGCCAGTTCCATCAATGTGTCAAACTTTCCAAGTTTGAGACAGAACATTCCATCAGTTTCATCCCACCGGATGGTGAATTCGAATTAATGAG ATATCGGACCACAAAAGATATATCACTGCCATTCCGCGTTATACCGTTGGTACGTGAAGTCGGCCGCACGAAGATGGAAGTAAAGGCTGTCCTCAAGTCAAGTTTCAAATCCTCTTTACTTGGCCAAAAGATCGAGGTCCGTGTTCCAACGCCATTGAATACAGCTGGCGTACAACTGATATGTTTAAAGGGAAAGGCAAAATATAAGGCATCGGAAAATGCAATTGTATGGAAAATAAAGCGAATGGCTGGCATGAAAGAGACTCAGTTGTCTGCTGAAATTGATCTGTTAGAAACTGATACGAAGAAGAAGTGGACACGACCACCAATTTCCATGAACTTTGAGGTTCCATTTGCCCCTTCTGGATTCAAAGTTCGTTACTTGAAAGTATTTGAATCTAAACTGAATTATTCTGATCATGATGTTATTAAATGGGTCAGATACATTGGACGAAGTGGCCTATATGAAACACGATGCTAA
- the LOC124176936 gene encoding DCN1-like protein 3 — protein MGNCLSCFKVPSPPSAHIQQSSSEHKDETMELGDLFPPTGCLQTSPLTAIETYTNGNSKSGLGALSTFNKVGSDNCGSLPMTHNNLRTSRGTYARIPPLDRPKTSLGLNLTVDCKQQKDSSESKLNALFDMYKDPHEDIILADGIERLCEDLQLSPDEFKVLVLAWKLNAEQMCQFARQEFITGLKGMHVDSIRGIQARLPEIVQELTEDGELFKDLYRFTFRFGLDVGSGQRILPADMALVLWRLVFTIREPPLLVRWLKFLECHQHVRGIPRDTWNMFLNFAESIGDDLSAYDDTEAWPSLIDDFVEYENDQMNQNITKDDIIMKDNVDKE, from the exons ATGGGAAACTGTCTCTCGTGTTTCAAGGTGCCATCCCCACCGTCTGCACACATTCAACAAAGTTCTTCGGAGCACAAAGACG AAACTATGGAACTTGGGGATCTTTTTCCACCAACAGGTTGCCTTCAAACAAGTCCTTTGACAGCCATAGAGACTTACACAAACGGCAACAGCAAATCTGGTTTGGGCGCCTTGTCAACATTTAACAAAGTTGGTTCAGATAACTGTGGATCGCTTCCCATGACTCATAATAATCTGCGAACATCCAGAGGAACTTATGCGAGAATTCCACCTCTGGACAGACCTAAAACAAGTTTAGGACTCAATTTAACTGTAGACTGTAAACAGCAGAAAGACTCTTCCGAAAGCAAGTTGAATGCTCTCTTTGATATGTACAAG gaTCCACATGAAGATATTATTTTGGCCGACGGCATAGAAAGGCTTTGTGAAGACTTACAACTCTCTCCCGACGAATTCAAAGTACTAGTCTTGGCATGGAAATTAAATGCTGAACAAATGTGTCAATTTGCTCGTCAGGAATTTATCACTGGCCTTAAGGGAATGCACGTTGATAGTATACGTGGTATTCAGGCTCGTTTGCCCGAAATCGTTCAAGAATTGACGGAGGATGGAGAATTATTCAAAGATTTGTATCGATTCACGTTCAGATTTGGCTTGGATGTTGGATCCGGCCAGAGAATTTTACCAGCTGACATGGCACTCGTTTTGTGGAGGCTTGTGTTCACTATTCGCGAACCACCACTGCTCGTTAGGTGGTTGAAGTTTCTCGAATGTCACCAACATGTACGAGGTATTCCAAGAGATACCTGGAATATGTTTCTTAATTTTGCCGAAAGTATTGGCGATGATCTCAGTGCTTACGACGATACTGAAGCTTGGCCAAGTTTGATTGATGATTTTGTGGAGTACGAAAATGATCAGATGAACCAGAACATTACCAAGGATGATATTATAATGAAAGATAATGTTGATAAGGAGTAG